In Nilaparvata lugens isolate BPH chromosome 5, ASM1435652v1, whole genome shotgun sequence, the following proteins share a genomic window:
- the LOC111048764 gene encoding uncharacterized protein LOC111048764 isoform X4 — protein sequence MFIKIEKQEDEFGECEFANSNVKDESFSHNGSTSNQIARVKQENDSSQEPAPESSTACSPTDNDFSQQHYLIPGYNLIFIKEEEYGEIHVIISSFLFINDNNKKYMIVNGKNRKRRNNNYVG from the exons ATCAAGATCGAGAAGCAGGAGGATGAATTTGGAGAATGTGAATTTGCAAATAGCAACGTCAAAGATGAGTCATTCTCACACAATGGTTCAACTTCCAATCAG ATTGCGAGAGTTAAGCAGGAGAATGATAGCAGTCAAGAACCAGCGCCAGAGTCCAGCACTGCATGCTCTCCAACTGATAATGATTTCAGCcaacaacattatctaatccCTGGCTATAATCTTATATTCATTAAAGAGGAAGAATATGGTGAGAttcatgttattatttcatcatttttattcatcaatgataataacaaaaaatacatgattgtaaatggaaaaaataggaaaagaaggaataataattatgtagggTAA
- the LOC111048769 gene encoding elongation of very long chain fatty acids protein 7, with translation MTTVLKSIRIPTVEEFNDIVIGNIDENAKQWPLMSSPIYTLMILAGYLYFCTSLGRNFMEKRKPYTLDRIMITYNFIQILMNGYLFYKTSSVLFSSDYSFFESRIDMRPDRLFFVYLYFINKLIDLFDTIFMVLRKKNSQITFLHLYHHAMMPIIGWLYSAYMGAAISIFFGATNTLVHVIMYTYYLATNLNAEFKKSIWWKSRLTQLQLVQFILVTCHALVNFLNPKSEFPGVIVAVSVPQGFIMLILFLDFYKKAYNSKNKQQ, from the exons atgacaaCTGTATTAAAGTCAATCAGGATTCCAACTGTCGAAGAGTTTAATGATATTGTTATTGGGAATATTG ATGAAAACGCAAAACAATGGCCCTTAATGTCCAGTCCAATCTATACGCTAATGATTCTAGCAGGCTACCTGTACTTTTGTACCTCTCTTGGACGAAACTTTATGGAGAAAAGAAAACCTTACACACTCGACCGAATAATGATCACCTATAACTTCATTCAGattttaatgaatggttatctaTTCTATAAG ACATCTTCCGTTCTATTCTCCTCGGATTATTCTTTCTTTGAAAGCCGAATTGATATGAGACCTGAC AGACTATTCTtcgtttatttatatttcatcaaCAAATTAATCGATTTGTTTGATACG ATTTTCATGGTACTAAGAAAGAAGAATTCGCAGATTACATTTCTACATTTGTACCATCATGCCATGATGCCAATTATTGGTTGGTTGTACTCAGCATACATGGGAG CTGCAATTTCAATATTCTTCGGCGCCACAAATACTTTGGTGCATGTAATAATGTACACCTACTATTTGGCGACAAATTTGAATGCCGAATTCAAAAAGTCAATATGGTGGAAGAGTAGATTAACTCAGTTACAATTG GTTCAGTTCATCCTTGTCACATGCCACGCACTAGTTAATTTTCTTAACCCAAAGAGTGAATTTCCTGGCGTAATTGTAGCCGTGTCCGTGCCTCAAGGATTTATCATGCTCATTCTCTTCCTTGACTTCTACAAAAAGGCATACAACAGTAAGAATAAACAGCAGTGA